The region TTCCCGGGCGCCGGCGAAATGCAGGTGATGGGACTCGATTCGAATCTGGAGCGGGTGCTGTCGCAGGCGCTCGCCACGGGCGCGAACCCGGGCCTCGAACCGGGGCTCGCGCACACGCTGCTGGTCGGCACGCAGGAAGCGATGCTGCGCCAGCAAAACATGGGGCTGCCGCCCGTGCTGCTCGTGCAGCACGCGCTGCGCGCGATGCTCGCGCGCTTCCTGCGCCGCAGCCTGCCGCAACTGAAAGTGCTGTCCTACGCCGAAGTGCCGGATACCCGCACGATCAAAGTCGTCAACGTCATCGGGAGTAACGCTTGAACATCCGCAAATTCACCGGCCCTACGAGCCGCGACGCGCTGCGACTCGTGCGCGAGGCGCTGGGCCCCGATGCCGTCGTGCTGTCGAACCGGACGCTCGACGACGGCACGGTCGAGATCGTCGCGCTCGCGGACGCCGAGCTTGCCGCGATTGCGCCGCCGGCCGCTGCCGTGCGGGCCGCTGCCGCGCGGGCCGCGGCCGGGTCGGCCCTTGCCGCGCCGGCCGCCTCCCTGCCGGGCTTCGCCGCGCCGGCCGAGCCACCCGGCGCCGCCGGCTTGCCGCGGACGGGCGCCAATCCGTATGCGAACGGCGGCCTGCCGGATGTGTTTTCGTCGGTGTTCGGCGCGAGCGTCGAGGCCGCGCCGGCCGCTGCCGCGCCCGCCGCGCCGTCGGAGCCCGCGCCGTGGCTCGTCGAGCACGCGAAGCGCCTGACCCGGCAGCGCGACGAACTGGTCGCGCGGCCGCGCGCCTCCGCCGCGGCGTCCGCGCCGGCTGCCGCTGCCGCCGCCGCCGACGCCGACGCCGGCGCGCCGGCCAATCCGCCCGAGTGGGCGCGTGACCTGGTGCAGAACGTCGCGCGCCGTGCGGCGGCCGAGGCGACGCCCGCGCGGCGCGCCGACGACGCGCCGCGCCAGAACGCCGAGCGCCTGTCCGATGCGGCGGCCGCGGCGGTGGCCGACGCCGTGAAGGCGCGTATCGAGCGCATCGTCAACGACACCGTGATGCACGAGCTGAGCTCGCTGCGCGGCATGATGGAAGAGCAGTTCGCGGGCCTGATGTGGAACGATCGCCAGCGCCGCAACCCGGTGCACGGCGCGCTGACCAAGCATCTGTTCGCGGCGGGTTTTTCCGCGCAGCTGGTGCGCATGATCGTCGACAACCTGCCGGACGGCGACGAGTCGGACAGCTTCGACGCGGCGTCCGAATGGGCGCGCTCGGTGCTGGCCGCGAACCTGCCGGTGCTGGAAAGCGAGGATGCGCTGATGGAGCGCGGCGGCGTGTTCGCGCTGATGGGACCGACGGGCGTCGGCAAGACCACCACCACCGCGAAGCTGGCGGCGCGCTGCGTGATGCGCTTCGGCGCGAGCAAGGTCGCGCTGCTGACGACCGACAGCTACCGGATCGGCGGCCACGAGCAACTGCGCATCTTCGGCAAGATCCTCGGCGTGCCGGTGCATGCGGTGAAGGACGGCGGCGACCTGCAGCTCGCGCTGACCGAACTGCGCAACAAGCACATCGTGCTGATCGACACGATCGGCATGAGCCAGCGCGATCGCACGGTATCCGACCAGATCGCGATGCTGCACGGCGCGGACACGCCGGTGCAGCGCCTGCTGCTGCTGAACGCGACGAGCCACGGCGACACCCTCAACGAAGTCGTGCAGGCCTACCGCAGCGCGGCGGGCCAGCCCGACCTCGCGGGCTGCATCCTGACCAAGCTGGACGAAGCCACCCATCTCGGCGGCGTGCTGGACACGGTGATCCGCTACAAGCTGCCGGTCCACTACGCATCGACCGGCCAGAAGGTGCCGGAGAACCTGTACGTCGCCACCCGTAAATTCCTGCTGAAGAGCGCGTTCTGCGTACCGCGCGACGGCTCGCCCTTCGTGCCGCAAGACGAAGACATGCCGTCGCTGCTGGCCGCGCTGACCGCCCGCTCGAGCGCCGAGCTCCATGAGGTGCGATTTGGATAAACGCATGACCGATCAGGCTGAAGGCTTGCGGCGTCTGCTCGCCGGCCGCTCGTCGCGCGTCGTCGCGGTGACGGGCGGCCCGGCGGGGGTCGGCTGCACCTCGACGGTGGTGAATCTGGCGGCCGCGCTCGCGGCGCTCGGCAAGGACGTGCTCGTGGTCGACGAGCGCGCCGACGTTCATTCGGTGGCGGCGACGCTGTGCGGCGCGTGGCTGCGCGAAGGCGAGCCGGTGCGCCACGAGCTGGGCTTCTCGGTGCTCGGCGCCGCGCGGCTCGCCCGCGCCGGCTACGCCGAGCACGATCCCGCGGAGTGGCTCGACAACGCGGCGGACATCGTGCTGGTCGATGCGCAGCTCGACGCGCACGGCGCGTTCTCGCCGCTCGCGCGCGACGCGCACGACGTGCTGGTGGTGATGCGGGTGGCCGCGCAGTCGATCACCGAGGCGTACGCGTGCATGAAGCGGCTTCATTACGCGCATGCGGTCGCGCAGTTCCGCGTGCTGATGAATCACGTGCAAAGCCGCGCGGACGCGAAGGCCGCGTACGACAACCTCGCGGGCGTCGCCGGGCGTTATCTGGCGGTGTCGCTGTCGGAGGCGGGCTGCGTGGGGGTCGATCCGCTCGTCGAGCATGCGCGCGAGCTGGAGCGCACGGTGGTGGACGCGTTCCCGACCGCGGCGGCCGCGCGCGATTACCGGCAGATCGCGTCCGATCTGCTGTATTGGCCATTGCGTCCGGGGCCGGGCGCGGGTCGGGTCCGGGCGGGCAATCCGGCGTTTGAGCGGGGTGCGGCGCAGGCCGCATGAATGTCACAGGCAAGAGAGGGCATGATGTACAACGCTCAAGGAAAGATATCCCAGGACGAAGTGTTGACGCAGTACGCGCCGCTCGTGCGGCGGCTGGGTCTGCAACTGGTCGCGAAGATGCCGGCGAGCGTGGATCTCGATGATCTGATCCAGGCCGGCATGATCGGCCTGCTCGATGCGGCGGGCCGCTACAAGGAAGACCAGGGGGCGCAGTTCGAGACCTACGCGACGCAGCGGATCCGCGGCGCGATGCTCGACGAGCTGCGCAGCAACGACTGGCTGCCGCGCAGCCTGCGCAAGACCTCGCGCGAAGTCGAGCATGCGGTGCACCAGGTCGAGCAGCAGCTCGGCCGGCCGGCGAGCGAGACCGAGATCGCGGAGCACATGCAGATGCCGCTCGACGAATTCCAGTCGATGCTGCAGGACCTGCATGGCAGCCAGCTGATTTACTACGAGGATTTCGACCGTTCGGCCGACGACGAGCCGTTCCTCGACCGCTACCGGGTCGACCATGCCGACCCGCTGTCGGCGCTGCTCGACGACCACCTGCGCAACGCGCTCGTGGAGGCGATCGAGCGCCTGCCGGAGCGCGAGAAGCTGCTGATGTCGCTGTACTACGAACGGGGCCTGAACCTGCGCGAGATCGGCGCGGTGCTCGAGGTCAGCGAGTCGCGCGTGTGCCAGTTGCACAGCCAGGCGGTTGCCCGGCTGCGCGCGCGGCTGCGCGAACAGGCCTGGGTCGGCGCCGAGCACTGAGCGGTCGGACCGCGATCGGTCGGGCCGCGCATGGTCGGGCCGCGTATGGTCGGCGTGCGATCGGGCGGAAAACTTCATTCCGATTTGCTACAATCCTCCCTCGTTTCCGAGGAGCGTTGCGACGGGCTCGGTCCCGCCAGGCTCGGAAACCTTCAATGAGCGGCCGCGCGATGCGCACGGCCGCGACCTGAACGGCGCTCACGTCACAATTTTCTAGAACTTACTTAGAAAGGAGGGCGTGATGAACGCCGCTGTCATCGATTCCAATTCCTCGAAAGACTACCTCGTCGCCGACATGAGCCTTGCCGCCTGGGGCCGCAAGGAGCTGAACATCGCCGAGACGGAAATGCCCGGCCTCGTGCAGATCCGCGACGAATACAAGGCGCAGCAGCCGCTCAAGGGCGCGCGCATCGCCGGTTCGCTCCACATGACGATCCAGACGGGCGTGCTGATCGAGACGCTGAAGGCGCTCGGCGCCGACGTGCGCTGGGCCTCGTGCAACATCTTCTCGACCCAGGATCACGCGGCCGCCGCGATCGTCGAAGCCGGCACGCCGGTGTTCGCGTTCAAGGGCGAGTCGCTCGACGAGTACTGGGAATACGCGCACCGCATCTTCGAATGGCCGAACGGCGAATTCGCCAACATGATCCTCGACGACGGCGGCGACGCCACGCTGCTGCTGATCCTGGGCGCGAAGGCCGAGAAGGACCGCTCGGTGATCGCCAAGCCGACCAACGAGGAAGAAGTCGCGCTGTACAAGTCGATCGCCGCGCACCTCGAGGTCGACGGCAGCTGGTACTCGACGCGCCTCGCGCACATCAAGGGCGTGACGGAAGAAACCACCACCGGCGTGCACCGTCTGTACCAGATGGAAAAGGACGGCCGCCTGCCGTTCCCGGCGTTCAACGTCAACGATTCGGTCACGAAGTCGAAGTTCGACAACCTGTACGGCTGCCGCGAATCGCTGGTCGACGGCATCAAGCGCGCGACCGACGTGATGATCGCGGGCAAGGTCGCGGTGGTCGCGGGCTACGGCGACGTGGGCAAGGGCTGCGCGCAGTCGCTGCGCGGCCTGGGCGCGACCGTGTGGGTCACTGAAATCGATCCGATCTGCGCGCTGCAGGCGGCGATGGAAGGCTACCGCGTCGTGACGATGGAATACGCGGCGGACAAGGCCGACATCTTCGTGACGGCGACCGGCAACTACCACGTGATCGGCCACGACCACATGAAGGCGATGCGTCACAACGCGATCGTCTGCAACATCGGTCACTTCGACTCGGAAATCGACATCGCGTCGACGCGCCAGTACGAGTGGGAAAACATCAAGCCGCAGGTCGACCACATCATCTTCCCGGACGGCAAGCGCGTGATCCTGCTGGCCGAAGGCCGCCTCGTGAACCTCGGCTGCGCGACCGGCCACCCGTCGTTCGTGATGTCGAACTCGTTCGCCAACCAGACGCTCGCGCAGATCGAGCTGTTCACGCGCGGCGAGCAGTACGAGAACAAGGTGTACGTGCTGCCGAAGCACCTCGACGAGAAGGTCGCGCGCCTGCACCTCGCGCGCATCGGCGCGAACCTGACCGTGCTGTCGGACGACCAGGCTTCGTACATCGGCGTCGCGAAGGAAGGCCCGTTCAAGCCGAACCACTACCGCTATTAAGGTTCGCGTCCCGCCCGCGCCCCCCGGATGGTCCGCCGTCCGGGGGGCGCGGGCGGATTCCGCCGTCGGGGCGGCGGCGCGCGGCCTGCATCCCAACCGCACAAGGAGTTTTTCATGACCGTGATTCTGACCTGGGTGATCAACGCGCTCGCGCTGCTGATCATCACCTACCTGGTGCCGTCGATTCACATCAAGAGTTTCGGCACCGCGTTGATCGTCGCGGTCGTGCTGGGCCTCATCAACACGATCATCCGGCCGGTGTTGATCCTGCTCACGCTGCCCGTGACGATCGTCACGCTCGGCGTGTTCATCCTGGTCGTGAACGCGTTGTGCTTCTGGTTCGCCTCGTCGTTGCTGAAGGGCTTCGAGGTGTCGGGATTCTGGTCCGCGTTCTTCGGCTCGATCCTGTACAGCATCGTGTCGTGGCTGCTGTCCGCCCTGATCTTCGGCCAACGCAATCTCGGCTGACCAGGGATCTTCCTGAATCATGAACCCGATCGAACTCTCGTTTGAATTCTTTCCGCCCAAGACGGCGGAAGGCGTCGACAAGCTGCGTGCGACCCGCGCGCAGCTGATGCCGCTCAAGCCGAAATTCGTCTCCGTGACGTTCGGCGCGGGCGGCTCGACGCAGCAGGGCACGCTCGACACCGTGATCGACATGCAGCGGGACGGCCTCGTGGCCGCGCCGCACCTGTCGTGCATCGGCTCGTCGAAGGACAGCCTGCGGGCGATTCTCGATCAGTACCGCTCGCACGGCATCCGTCACGTGGTCGCACTGCGCGGCGACCTGCCGTCGGGCATGGGCGAGGTGGGCGAGCTGCGCTATGCGTCCGAACTCGTCAGTTTCATCCGCGCCGAGCATGGCGACTGGTTCCGGATCGAGGTGGCCGCGTATCCGGAATACCATCCGCAAGCCCGTTCGCCGAAGCAGGATCTCGAGAATTTCGCGCGCAAGGTGAAGGCCGGCGCGAATTCGGCGATCACCCAGTACTTCTTCAACGCGGACGCCTATTTCCGCTTCGTCGACGACGTGCGCAAGCTCGGCGTCGACGTGCCGATCGTACCGGGCATCATGCCGATCACGAACTTCTCGCAGCTGATGCGCTTCTCGGAGATGTGCGGCGCGGAAGTGCCGCGCTGGGTCGCGCGCCGGCTCGAAAGCTTCGGCGACGATCGCGATGCGATCCGCGCGTTCGGCGCGGACGTCGTCACGGGGCTGTGCCAGCGGCTGCTCGATGCGGGCGTGTCGGGCCTGCATTTCTACACGCTGAACAACGCGGCCGCCACCAGGACGGTCTGCGAGCGCCTGGGGCTCTAGCGCCGGGCGCGCCGGGCCGGTGCGGGTCGCGCCGGTGCGGGCGGTCACTGAAGAGGCGAGCCTGGCTCGCCTCTTTTTTTATCGGCGGCGCTCAGCGCTGCGCCGGCGCGAGCGGGGGCCGCTTGTCGAACCAGGGCCGGGCCTGTTCGAACTGACGCGCGAGCCGCAGCAGCAGCGCGTCGTCGCCGTGGCGTGCGACGAACTGCGCGCCCACCGGCAGCCCGCGCGCGGTCCAGTACAGCGGCACCGACATCGCCGGCTGGCCGGTCAGGTTGAACAGCTCGGTGCAGCCCGCCCATTCGAACGCGCGCGTCGACGACTGCGCGAGCATCCGCTTGAGGAGCGGCCGGATCGGCAGCACGCCGAGGAGCCGCAGCTGGAAGGTTTCGAACGGCGTCGGACACATCGCGCCGATCTTGATCGGCGGCGCGGCCAGCGACGCGCACAGCACCACGTCGTAGCGCGCGCACGCGCTCGCGACCGCGACGGTGATCTGTTTCTGCAGTTCCAGCATGTCCGGCAGCCGCGCGCGCGCGAGCCGGCGGCCGACCTCGGCCATCGCCCAGGAGGCCGGCTCGAATTCGCTGCGGCGCGGCGCGCGCCCCGTCACCTGCTGCGCGCCGAGCACCGCTTCCTCGGCGACGGTCGCCCACAGCGTCAGGAAGACCTCCGCCGCCTGCGCGAAATCGATCCGCAGCGCGGCCGGCTCGACATGATGGCCGAGCGACGCGGCGAGCGCGGCGGCGTCGTCGAGCGCCGCGCGCACGTCGGGCGACAGCGCCGCCGCGAACATCGGCTCGGTGACGAGGCCGATCCGCAGCGGCCCGGGCGCGGCGTCGAGCGCGCCGAGGAAGCTGTCCGCGGCGCCGGGGAGGCGGCCGGTCGTGAGGTCGAGCAGCAGCGCGCTGTCGCGCACGCTGCGCGAGACCGCATGTTCGACCACCAGCTCGCCCGTGATCGGCAGCGGCGCGAGCGCGGGGTGTCGCGACGGCTTGAGGCCGAACAGCCCGCAGCACGACGCGGGGATCCGGATCGAGCCGCCGCCGTCCGATCCGTGCGCGAGCGGGACGATGCCGGCCGCGACCGCCGCCGCCGCGCCGCCGCTCGATCCGCCGGGCGTATGGTCGAGACTCCACGGATTGCGGCACGGGCCGAACAGCGCCGGCT is a window of Burkholderia sp. FERM BP-3421 DNA encoding:
- the flhF gene encoding flagellar biosynthesis protein FlhF, with amino-acid sequence MNIRKFTGPTSRDALRLVREALGPDAVVLSNRTLDDGTVEIVALADAELAAIAPPAAAVRAAAARAAAGSALAAPAASLPGFAAPAEPPGAAGLPRTGANPYANGGLPDVFSSVFGASVEAAPAAAAPAAPSEPAPWLVEHAKRLTRQRDELVARPRASAAASAPAAAAAAADADAGAPANPPEWARDLVQNVARRAAAEATPARRADDAPRQNAERLSDAAAAAVADAVKARIERIVNDTVMHELSSLRGMMEEQFAGLMWNDRQRRNPVHGALTKHLFAAGFSAQLVRMIVDNLPDGDESDSFDAASEWARSVLAANLPVLESEDALMERGGVFALMGPTGVGKTTTTAKLAARCVMRFGASKVALLTTDSYRIGGHEQLRIFGKILGVPVHAVKDGGDLQLALTELRNKHIVLIDTIGMSQRDRTVSDQIAMLHGADTPVQRLLLLNATSHGDTLNEVVQAYRSAAGQPDLAGCILTKLDEATHLGGVLDTVIRYKLPVHYASTGQKVPENLYVATRKFLLKSAFCVPRDGSPFVPQDEDMPSLLAALTARSSAELHEVRFG
- a CDS encoding RNA polymerase sigma factor FliA; protein product: MMYNAQGKISQDEVLTQYAPLVRRLGLQLVAKMPASVDLDDLIQAGMIGLLDAAGRYKEDQGAQFETYATQRIRGAMLDELRSNDWLPRSLRKTSREVEHAVHQVEQQLGRPASETEIAEHMQMPLDEFQSMLQDLHGSQLIYYEDFDRSADDEPFLDRYRVDHADPLSALLDDHLRNALVEAIERLPEREKLLMSLYYERGLNLREIGAVLEVSESRVCQLHSQAVARLRARLREQAWVGAEH
- the ahcY gene encoding adenosylhomocysteinase codes for the protein MNAAVIDSNSSKDYLVADMSLAAWGRKELNIAETEMPGLVQIRDEYKAQQPLKGARIAGSLHMTIQTGVLIETLKALGADVRWASCNIFSTQDHAAAAIVEAGTPVFAFKGESLDEYWEYAHRIFEWPNGEFANMILDDGGDATLLLILGAKAEKDRSVIAKPTNEEEVALYKSIAAHLEVDGSWYSTRLAHIKGVTEETTTGVHRLYQMEKDGRLPFPAFNVNDSVTKSKFDNLYGCRESLVDGIKRATDVMIAGKVAVVAGYGDVGKGCAQSLRGLGATVWVTEIDPICALQAAMEGYRVVTMEYAADKADIFVTATGNYHVIGHDHMKAMRHNAIVCNIGHFDSEIDIASTRQYEWENIKPQVDHIIFPDGKRVILLAEGRLVNLGCATGHPSFVMSNSFANQTLAQIELFTRGEQYENKVYVLPKHLDEKVARLHLARIGANLTVLSDDQASYIGVAKEGPFKPNHYRY
- a CDS encoding phage holin family protein, with the protein product MTVILTWVINALALLIITYLVPSIHIKSFGTALIVAVVLGLINTIIRPVLILLTLPVTIVTLGVFILVVNALCFWFASSLLKGFEVSGFWSAFFGSILYSIVSWLLSALIFGQRNLG
- a CDS encoding MinD/ParA family ATP-binding protein, coding for MDKRMTDQAEGLRRLLAGRSSRVVAVTGGPAGVGCTSTVVNLAAALAALGKDVLVVDERADVHSVAATLCGAWLREGEPVRHELGFSVLGAARLARAGYAEHDPAEWLDNAADIVLVDAQLDAHGAFSPLARDAHDVLVVMRVAAQSITEAYACMKRLHYAHAVAQFRVLMNHVQSRADAKAAYDNLAGVAGRYLAVSLSEAGCVGVDPLVEHARELERTVVDAFPTAAAARDYRQIASDLLYWPLRPGPGAGRVRAGNPAFERGAAQAA
- the metF gene encoding methylenetetrahydrofolate reductase [NAD(P)H] encodes the protein MNPIELSFEFFPPKTAEGVDKLRATRAQLMPLKPKFVSVTFGAGGSTQQGTLDTVIDMQRDGLVAAPHLSCIGSSKDSLRAILDQYRSHGIRHVVALRGDLPSGMGEVGELRYASELVSFIRAEHGDWFRIEVAAYPEYHPQARSPKQDLENFARKVKAGANSAITQYFFNADAYFRFVDDVRKLGVDVPIVPGIMPITNFSQLMRFSEMCGAEVPRWVARRLESFGDDRDAIRAFGADVVTGLCQRLLDAGVSGLHFYTLNNAAATRTVCERLGL
- a CDS encoding amidase — its product is MDPDYLAHDAIGLAELVAQRKASARELLDAAIGRAEALNPALNAIVLRDYEAARERATRAGALDGPLAGVPYLVKDLGSAVAGLPLSMGSRHYRYFIPSADSPLIARSRAAGLNIFGKTNTSEFGQMPYTEPALFGPCRNPWSLDHTPGGSSGGAAAAVAAGIVPLAHGSDGGGSIRIPASCCGLFGLKPSRHPALAPLPITGELVVEHAVSRSVRDSALLLDLTTGRLPGAADSFLGALDAAPGPLRIGLVTEPMFAAALSPDVRAALDDAAALAASLGHHVEPAALRIDFAQAAEVFLTLWATVAEEAVLGAQQVTGRAPRRSEFEPASWAMAEVGRRLARARLPDMLELQKQITVAVASACARYDVVLCASLAAPPIKIGAMCPTPFETFQLRLLGVLPIRPLLKRMLAQSSTRAFEWAGCTELFNLTGQPAMSVPLYWTARGLPVGAQFVARHGDDALLLRLARQFEQARPWFDKRPPLAPAQR